From the Martelella mediterranea DSM 17316 genome, one window contains:
- a CDS encoding phosphoadenylyl-sulfate reductase has protein sequence MTNSDTVTELDKTLGELDLTGRLRLIAETGQPAIFTTSLGIEDQVITEAIATAGLDIRIITLDTGRLFPETEALITETETRYNIRIERFRPETAAVDDYVKNYGRNGFYESVEARHACCQVRKLEPLARALDGAAYWITGLRRGQSGNRATTPYAEADAARGLTKVNPLADWSLEDIRAHVDRNAIPINPLHARGYPSIGCEPCTRAIKPGEPERAGRWWWENDAKRECGLHVAKAAS, from the coding sequence ATGACAAACAGCGATACAGTAACTGAATTGGACAAGACACTCGGCGAACTCGACCTGACCGGACGGCTGCGGTTGATCGCTGAAACCGGCCAGCCGGCGATCTTCACCACCAGCCTCGGCATCGAAGACCAGGTGATCACAGAGGCGATCGCGACCGCCGGCCTCGATATCCGGATCATCACGCTCGATACCGGCCGGCTCTTTCCCGAAACAGAGGCACTGATCACCGAGACGGAAACGCGCTACAACATCCGCATCGAGCGTTTCCGCCCCGAGACCGCCGCGGTCGACGACTATGTCAAGAATTATGGCCGCAATGGATTTTACGAAAGCGTCGAAGCCCGCCACGCCTGCTGTCAGGTGAGGAAGCTCGAGCCGCTGGCCCGGGCCCTGGATGGCGCGGCGTACTGGATCACCGGTTTGCGCCGCGGCCAGTCCGGCAACCGCGCGACCACGCCCTATGCCGAGGCGGATGCCGCCCGCGGCCTCACCAAGGTGAACCCGCTTGCCGACTGGAGCCTTGAGGATATCCGCGCCCATGTCGATCGGAACGCCATCCCGATCAATCCGCTCCACGCGCGCGGCTATCCCTCGATCGGCTGTGAGCCCTGCACCCGCGCGATCAAGCCGGGCGAACCGGAGCGCGCCGGTCGGTGGTGGTGGGAAAACGACGCCAAGCGCGAATGCGGCCTGCATGTCGCCAAGGCGGCGAGTTAG